A genomic window from Daphnia magna isolate NIES linkage group LG9, ASM2063170v1.1, whole genome shotgun sequence includes:
- the LOC123475756 gene encoding uncharacterized protein LOC123475756, translating into MQLNVKTRTKSLQFRDKTVYLCLNCKVFGSTLLDSLHENETLAQQFERVIRDFDEAQICPGVTEEKFRKIKFCAGAFLQEEVWRSVDCKLVYNGTDQECCADCYTIKRALGRLMSKSLSTMSDEDKLQKLKNDYRLAMKRLTEKVRRSRKWKRRSLQWRPKNTCLNWKNR; encoded by the exons ATGCAGTTAAACGTAAAAACCAGAACAAAGTCGTTACAATTTCGGGACAAGACTGTCTACCTCTGCCTAAACTGCAAAGTTTTCGGTAGCACTCTTCTGGACTCGCTTCATGAAAACGAAACCTTGGCTCAGCAATTCGAAAGAGTCATCAGGGATTTTGATGAGGCGCAGATCTGCCCAGGAGTGACCGAAGAAAAGTTTAGGAAGATCAAGTTTTGTGCAGGCGCTTTCTTACAAGAAGAAGTCTGGCGATCGGTGGACTGCAAATTAGTGTATAATGGGACGGACCAGGAATGCTGTgcagactgttataccattaagCGAGCACTTGGCAGATTAATGAGTAAATCATTATCGACAATGTCAGATGAAGATAAGCTGCAAAAACTAAAGAACGACTACAGGCTGGCTATGAAAAGATTGACCGAAAAAGTGAGAAGATCCAG aaaatggaaaaggaGATCGCTTCAATGGAGGCCCAAGAACACATGTTTAAACTGGAAAAATCGATAA
- the LOC123475668 gene encoding delta-aminolevulinic acid dehydratase-like has translation MLKSLELWHCGILCEDGTLDNAASVKRLANQALAYAKAGAQVVAPSDMMDGRVGAIKRILNDNGLASRVAVLSYAVKFSSCFYGSFRDVAKSAPAFGDRRAYQLPSSSTGLAMRAAERDVSEGADFLMVKPGLAYLDLVRQVKDKYPNHPMFIYQVSGEYAMLYHGDKAGAFNLDTMLMEILCCM, from the exons ATGCTAAAATCATTAG AATTGTGGCATTGTGGAATTCTTTGCGAAGACGGAACCCTTGATAATGCCGCAAGCGTGAAAAGATTAGCCAACCAGGCATTAGCCTATGCCAAAGCAG GTGCCCAAGTTGTGGCTCCTTCCGACATGATGGATGGTCGAGTGGGAGCTATAAAAAGAATTCTGAATGACAATGGCCTTGCCAGCAGAGTAGCTGTTCTTTCGTATGCcgtaaaattttcttcttgtttctacGGATCTTTTCGTGACGTGGCCAAATCAGCACCCGCTTTTGGCGATCGGAGAGCTTATCAGCTTCCGTCTAGCAGTACAGGATTGGCTATGCGGGCTGCTGAGCGCGATGTTTCTGAAGGAGCGGATTTTCTCATGGTTAAGCCAGGATTAGCTTACCTAGACTTGGTTCGTCAGGTCAAAGACAAATACCCCAACCACCCAATGTTCATTTATCAG GTTTCGGGAGAATACGCAATGCTTTACCATGGCGATAAAGCCGGTGCGTTCAACCTGGACACCATGCTTATGGAAATTTTATGCTGTATGTGA
- the LOC123475669 gene encoding uncharacterized protein LOC123475669, protein MTSELKMKQAIIDSQALEMLKLRQEFAQKASDVQQNDSTLKAILNGLNSKERLVVRMIIDKANCKHGNGMRYDAEWIMECLLLRIKSPRAYKHLCSNTLLPLPCLDTIRRLLSSMPVSFGFNEEALSSIKRTLSSLDLGFRRGSLVWDEMSITKSVKYDPQKMGFEGFVDYGTGDVNQDVVGIEEQLADHCLLFIFRPYRSPWVQPIAVFATKGAAPGHVIYRLLVKAIVALEAVGARVNSVTCDGAQPNKSAWSVCGISGSPDKDGNISCSIQHPTAKEPRRKIWFLQDVPHLYKCVRNHIFTRRKVVKPRLEKIMNSPTEKVTKRTKTNSANKLVPWKTSFTLEKIQFKGKQVSHKDFVLLFETDNAKRGGMSIAYKLRHEHIYSNAFQKMNVKLMSQVFSHSVAKAFDFYRSKNPATMDAFRHTEATQELVQLLNNSFDTMNGRHFGERIWSGNWQRHKKNLTDLLDALNDTEAHSKASKENFRPFLSDTSLKAMRVTVNSTIQLAEFLLGDAITTMSLPGSLIRIRFFGIVRSCGGGQEAPTASSFLRIYRMLSIYVPVRNALHRVDGNCDDNERMHVLTSYKDCMLQSFRENVKQAKDIRKSLRDELLKGLMYSNECQKKAPNVDLDIVQSNATYYLCGYLLHSRAEQINCNMCLALLSTEENELPSDFYASHITSLKSKSFLRFASLAYMRDSFYQVIRDVACDGLVLPKICCEDHRTEMVPFLIFEYIEIRYHMEAKRLKNEISQKLKEEQHKLRKLSKMVN, encoded by the exons ATGACTAGCGAGTTAAAGATGAAGCAAGCAATAATTGATTCTCAGGCGTTAGAGATGCTGAAGCTCCGTCAGGAATTCGCGCAGAAAGCAAGTGATGTGCAACAAAACGATAGCACGCTTAAAGCGATCCTTAATGGACTTAATTCAAAG GAACGACTTGTCGTGAGGATGATTATTGATAAGGCGAACTGCAAACACGGAAATGGTATGAGGTATGACGCAGAATGGATCATGGAGTGCCTCCTTCTGCGGATCAAAAGCCCTAGAGCCTACAAACACCTCTGTTCAAACACCCTGCTTCCTTTGCCTTGCCTGGATACTATCCGCAGGTTGCTCAGCTCGATGCCAGTGTCATTCGGATTCAATGAAGAAGCCCTTTCATCAATAAAGCGGACGTTGTCATCCCTGGATCTTGGTTTCAGAAGAGGATCTTTGGTATGGGACGAGATGTCCATAACAAAATCTGTCAAATACGACCCGCAGAAGATGGGATTTGAAGGGTTTGTCGATTATGGCACTGGTGATGTAAATCAAGATGTAGTGGGGATCGAAGAGCAACTAGCAGACCATTGCCTTTTATTCATTTTCCGACCATATCGTTCACCGTGGGTACAGCCTATCGCTGTTTTTGCCACGAAGGGCGCAGCACCAGGACACGTGATCTACCGTTTACTCGTAAAAGCAATTGTTGCCTTAGAAGCGGTAGGAGCTAGAGTGAATTCCGTCACGTGTGACGGAGCGCAGCCAAATAAGTCAGCTTGGTCAGTATGTGGAATTAGTGGGTCGCCGGATAAAGACGGAAACATCTCGTGCTCAATACAGCACCCTACGGCAAAGGAACCTAGAAGAAAGATATGGTTCCTACAAGACGTTCCGCACCTCTACAAATGCGTGCGGAATCACATATTCACCCGCCGCAAAGTTGTGAAGCCACGCCTGGAAAAAATCATGAATAGTCCTACTGAGAAGGTGACCAAACGTACTAAGACTAACTCGGCCAATAAACTTGTTCCATGgaaaacaagttttacacTCGAAAAAATACAG TTCAAGGGTAAGCAAGTTTCGCACAAAGACTTCGTTCTCCTCTTTGAAACAGACAACGCAAAGAGAGGGGGAATGAGTATAGCTTACAAGCTAAGACATGAGCATATTTATTCAAATGCTTTCCAAAAGATGAACGTAAAGCTCATGTCACAG GTGTTTTCCCATTCTGTTGCCAAAGCATTTGATTTTTACAGATCGAAGAATCCAGCTACAATGGATGCTTTCCGTCACACTGAAGCAACCCAAGAGCTTGTGCAATTGCTGAACAACTCATTTGATACCATGAATGGTAGACATTTTGGAGAGCGAATCTGGTCGGGCAACTGGCAGAGACACAAGAAGAATTTGACAGACCTCCTCGACGCTTTAAATGATACTGAGGCCCATTCAAAGGCTTCTAAAGAAAATTTCAGGCCCTTTCTTTCGGATACCAGTTTGAAGGCAATGCGTGTCACCGTTAATAGCACCATCCAGTTGGCTGAGTTTCTTCTCGGGGATGCAATTACAACTATGTCCTTACCGGGAAGTTTAATCAGGATT aGATTTTTTGGCATTGTTCGGTCGTGCGGAGGTGGCCAGGAAGCCCCTACGGCCTCTTCTTTTCTACGGATTTATCGGATGCTGTCAATTTATGTACCGGTCCGCAATGCGCTTCATCGTGTAGATGGAAATTGTGACGATAACGAAAGGATGCACGTCCTAACAAGTTATAAGGATTGCATGCTACAGAGCTTTCGTGAAAATGTCAAGCAAGCTAAAGACATCCGGAAGAGCCTTAGGGATGAGTTGTTGAAAGGGTTGATGTATTCAAATGAGTGCCAAAAGAAGGCACCAAACGTGGACCTTGATATTGTCCAGTCGAATGCTACGTATTACTTGTGTGGCTACCTCCTTCACTCTCGAGCAGAGCAAATCAATTGCAATATGTGTCTAGCTTTACTCTCCACGGAAGAAAACGAGCTACCGAGCGATTTCTACGCTTCCCATATAACTAGTCTGAAAAGCAAAAGTTTCCTGCGTTTTGCTTCTCTTG CCTACATGAGAGATTCCTTCTACCAGGTCATCCGTGATGTTGCGTGCGACGGCCTGGTTTTGCCAAAAATTTGTTGTGAAGATCATCGCACGGAAATGGTTCCTTTTTTAATATTCGAATACATAGAAATCCGATATCACATGGAAGccaaacgtttaaaaaatgagattagtcagaaattaaaagaagagcaGCATAAGCTGCGCAAACTGTCTAAAATGGTAAATTAA